One genomic region from Rosa rugosa chromosome 1, drRosRugo1.1, whole genome shotgun sequence encodes:
- the LOC133730581 gene encoding RING-H2 finger protein ATL2-like — MSISLLFSGITILGVILICFVIYIVFTVAWYLYGRQILSAPTLSQQEDPAKEKCFSSQKLKPDVITFNYKKELSDYPNHEKENSDQNECVVCLRGLQNEEFVRQLPKCKHTFHAPCIDMWLYSHSDCPICRTVIDQLPDEGAFTPGRKSEVSVDISPSLTLTSISII, encoded by the coding sequence ATGTCAATATCATTGCTTTTTTCTGGCATTACGATCTTAGGGGTGATACTCATTTGCTTTGTAATTTACATTGTATTTACAGTAGCATGGTACTTATATGGTAGGCAAATACTATCTGCTCCAACATTAAGCCAGCAGGAGGACCCAGCGAAGGAGAAGTGCTTTAGTTCCCAGAAACTGAAGCCGGATGTGATCACATTCAACTACAAGAAAGAATTGAGTGATTATCCAAATCACGAAAAAGAGAATTCTGATCAAAATGAATGCGTGGTGTGCTTGAGAGGTTTACAGAATGAGGAATTTGTAAGGCAACTTCCAAAATGCAAGCACACATTCCACGCGCCTTGTATAGACATGTGGCTCTACTCTCATTCTGATTGCCCCATCTGTCGGACAGTGATTGATCAGTTGCCGGATGAAGGTGCATTTACACCAGGCCGGAAGTCGGAGGTCTCTGTAGATATCAGCCCATCATTGACCTTAACAAGCATCTCAATAATCTAG